A portion of the Cryptomeria japonica chromosome 5, Sugi_1.0, whole genome shotgun sequence genome contains these proteins:
- the LOC131876352 gene encoding NADH-ubiquinone oxidoreductase chain 5-like, whose product MLIAVTFVSSSVNLYSISYMSEDPHSPLFMCYSSIPTFFMLMSVTMDNSIQLFSRWEGVGLASYFLINFWFTRLQADKEAIKAMLVNRVGDFGLSLRILGRFTLFQTVESSTIFARASAFSEPPNSFIFSNVRFHAITVICISLSIGVVGKSAQIGLHSLLPDAMEGPTLVSTLLHAATTITTGVSMIASCSPPFEYPPTTLSTISFTGAMTSSSVATIGIL is encoded by the coding sequence ATGTTAATCGCGGTTACATTCGTAAGTAGCTCGGTCAATCTCTATTCCATTTCCTATATGTCCGAGGATCCACATAGCCCTTTATTTATGTGTTATTCATCCATTCCCACTTTCTTCATGCTCATGTCGGTTACCATGGATAACTCAATTCAATTATTCTCGAGATGGGAGGGAGTAGGTCTCGCTTCCTATTTTCTAATCAATTTTTGGTTCACACGACTTCAGGCGGATAAAGAAGCTATCAAAGCTATGCTTGTCAATCGAGTAGGTGATTTCGGATTATCTCTCAGGATTTTGGGTCGTTTCACTCTCTTTCAAACAGTAGAGTCCTCGACCATTTTTGCTCGTGCTAGTGCCTTTTCTGAACCCCCAAATTCTTTCATCTTCAGCAATGTGAGATTTCATGCCATAACTGTGATTTGTATCTCACTCTCTATTGGTGTTGTTGGAAAATCCGCACAGATAGGATTGCATAGTCTATTACCCGATGCGATGGAGGGTCCCACTCTAGTATCCACTTTGCTTCATGCAGCTACTACGATAACAACGGGCGTTTCCATGATAGCGAGTTGCTCCCCTCCATTTGAATACCCACCCACGACGTTATCTACGATTTCTTTTACAGGGGCTATGACGTCATCCTCCGTGGCAACCATTGGAATATTATAA